Proteins found in one Triticum aestivum cultivar Chinese Spring chromosome 4D, IWGSC CS RefSeq v2.1, whole genome shotgun sequence genomic segment:
- the LOC123100400 gene encoding BTB/POZ and MATH domain-containing protein 2-like translates to MSGSPLSSGGGMPWKTASAIVARPLPVSGSHVLKIDGCSRTKGLVNGYGVSSEKFVVGRHRWYMRYFPDGHSAGQAGWISIYLHLVPADSVDDQVHARCKISLLDQDGEPVPSRVTDSQTCYTFSSNTGPWGSPQLITRKDLEESLYLKDDVFSVKCEITVPREIFTEPISLLVAAPPSDMHRHFGRLLSSGDGADVTFEVGGETFAAHRCVLAARSSVFMAELFGPMKENTDASVPIADMEAKVFKAMLHFIYTDSLPPMDDEQEVVVMAQHLLVAADTYNLERLKLLCVEKLCNHMDASTAATTLALAEQHSCRGLKDLCFKFLASPGNILKAVVANDGFEHVRRSCPSVLKELVAKLSP, encoded by the coding sequence ATGTCCGGCTCCCCCCTGTCCTCCGGCGGTGGCATGCCGTGGAAGACCGCTTCGGCCATCGTTGCGCGGCCATTGCCCGTCTCCGGCTCGCACGTCCTCAAGATCGACGGCTGCTCCCGCACCAAGGGCCTCGTCAACGGCTATGGTGTCTCGTCCGAGAAGTTCGTCGTTGGGCGCCATCGCTGGTACATGAGGTACTTCCCTGACGGTCACTCGGCAGGCCAAGCTGGTTGGATATCTATCTACCTCCATCTTGTTCCCGCTGATAGTGTCGATGATCAAGTCCACGCCCGGTGCAAGATCAGCTTGCTGGACCAGGACGGGGAGCCGGTGCCGTCGCGCGTCACGGACAGCCAAACATGCTACACCTTCTCCAGCAATACAGGGCCATGGGGTTCTCCTCAGCTCATCACCAGGAAGGACTTGGAGGAGTCACTTTACCTCAAGGATGATGTTTTCAGTGTCAAGTGCGAGATCACCGTGCCGAGGGAGATCTTCACGGAGCCCATCTCGCTGCTggtcgccgcgccgccgtccgACATGCACCGCCACTTTGGCCGGCTCCTCTCCAGCGGCGACGGGGCGGATGTCACCTTCGAGGTCGGAGGCGAGACGTTCGCGGCGCACAGGTGCGTGCTCGCCGCTCGGTCGTCGGTGTTCATGGCGGAGCTGTTTGGGCCGATGAAGGAGAACACCGATGCTTCTGTACCCATCGCTGACATGGAGGCTAAAGTGTTCAAGGCCATGCTCCACTTCATCTACACAGACTCTCTGCCGCCCATGGACGATGAgcaggaggtggtggtcatggctcAGCATTTGCTTGTTGCCGCTGACACGTATAACCTCGAGAGGCTCAAGTTGCTCTGCGTAGAGAAGCTCTGCAATCACATGGACGCAAGCACCGCGGCCACTACGCTGGCATTGGCTGAGCAGCATTCCTGTCGCGGGCTCAAGGACTTGTGCTTCAAGTTCCTTGCGTCCCCTGGAAATATCCTCAAGGCCGTTGTGGCGAATGACGGCTTCGAGCATGTGAGGCGCAGCTGCCCGTCTGTGCTCAAGGAGCTCGTTGCCAAACTTTCACCTTGA